A genomic region of Alicyclobacillus sp. SO9 contains the following coding sequences:
- a CDS encoding transposase family protein, which translates to MTDKLYSSSESNKFYAEQTLLDIDNRWVKHSIGLSKLIKFVNVTETRQLITFTVAIFLDSCPKCGAKLQKDRDRNPSLTDIPLEGKPVKLEIKSYYYRCTNDECDGPDTFDLTHLAKPRSRSTNRLLEEVRRRGLMKPKDVADWAGLTINQVRRIRKTPFRLSTQRLPKVLGLMALRLDHKYRALFLYDAAGSPNDETYFYKVCGDYHREELPLQAIELVERIHDAWNELYSGERLLLVTQTWPRQRPQRIMSILNPNKKNEIKMVIDPFHVLRFAYAHTFRGLGSIAIRFKNTGAYKPLSALLASWSSFFSLHDTMPVEISSLLSQVDSTLHTNRLNKLYFSMQAALDLCNPNNPQPLIKGKLKRLQQLSGDMGKASEPWLRTTDTVDEWKGPLIDSITETRFHRDLVQQWYEYIHTVIYEKNGLIVQDGQSRDERLQEILKSAWLPNPMTNENRFRPAFWKRGSEFYTADVVASLRKNDTWDFEFDDFMKLPYMYGIDEDEVWNPEDAYIFRK; encoded by the coding sequence GTGACTGACAAACTGTATTCATCAAGTGAGAGTAACAAATTCTATGCAGAGCAGACACTTCTCGACATTGACAATCGATGGGTCAAACATAGCATAGGCCTATCGAAACTTATAAAATTTGTAAATGTGACAGAAACCCGTCAGTTGATTACTTTCACGGTAGCCATCTTCCTTGACTCTTGTCCGAAGTGTGGCGCAAAACTGCAAAAAGATAGAGACCGAAATCCCTCTCTTACCGATATACCACTGGAAGGAAAGCCTGTGAAACTTGAAATTAAAAGCTATTACTATCGTTGTACTAATGATGAGTGTGACGGTCCTGACACCTTTGATTTAACACATCTTGCAAAACCTCGATCTCGGAGCACCAATCGTTTGTTAGAGGAAGTTAGACGCAGAGGCCTAATGAAACCGAAAGATGTTGCTGACTGGGCAGGACTGACTATAAATCAAGTTCGACGAATTCGAAAAACCCCATTCCGCCTTAGCACACAACGTCTTCCCAAGGTACTTGGACTAATGGCTCTTCGATTAGACCATAAGTATCGGGCACTCTTTCTCTATGACGCAGCAGGATCCCCTAATGACGAAACCTACTTTTACAAAGTGTGCGGAGACTACCATCGGGAGGAACTACCACTTCAGGCAATTGAGCTAGTTGAACGAATTCACGATGCTTGGAACGAACTCTATTCAGGTGAACGTCTCTTACTCGTCACGCAAACGTGGCCACGGCAGAGGCCTCAACGAATCATGTCGATTCTAAACCCAAATAAGAAAAATGAAATTAAGATGGTTATAGACCCGTTCCATGTTCTTCGATTTGCTTATGCTCACACATTTAGAGGTCTTGGTAGTATTGCTATTAGGTTCAAAAATACAGGTGCCTACAAACCTCTATCAGCTCTTTTAGCATCGTGGTCTAGCTTCTTTTCATTGCACGACACTATGCCTGTTGAAATTTCCAGCCTATTATCCCAAGTCGATTCGACACTTCATACCAATAGACTTAATAAGTTGTATTTCTCAATGCAAGCAGCTTTGGATCTTTGTAATCCAAATAATCCACAGCCTCTAATTAAAGGAAAGCTAAAGCGGCTGCAGCAACTAAGCGGTGACATGGGGAAAGCCAGTGAACCATGGTTAAGAACCACTGATACCGTGGATGAATGGAAGGGCCCTCTTATAGATTCAATTACAGAAACTCGATTTCACCGAGACCTTGTACAGCAATGGTACGAGTACATACATACAGTTATCTATGAGAAGAACGGACTTATAGTTCAAGACGGTCAGTCACGTGACGAACGCCTTCAAGAGATTCTAAAATCTGCGTGGCTCCCCAATCCCATGACAAACGAGAATCGATTCCGTCCTGCTTTTTGGAAGCGTGGTTCAGAATTTTATACTGCAGATGTCGTAGCTTCACTTCGGAAAAATGACACATGGGATTTTGAGTTTGATGATTTTATGAAGCTCCCCTATATGTATGGCATCGACGAAGATGAAGTATGGAATCCCGAGGATGCGTACATCTTCCGAAAATAG